In the Thermodesulfovibrio yellowstonii DSM 11347 genome, one interval contains:
- a CDS encoding TaqI-like C-terminal specificity domain-containing protein produces MQKLKYAEIKEKSLLIKEQALDYKTQQFILNSNLKNIKKDYGIFFTPEWLVDFMVNLIDIDKLSSKEDISILEPACGLAQFLFGIKRNHSSLFERAKLIGIEINQEVINYLVSFDISSKIELIKEDYLLWEANTSFDLIIGNPPYGIPSLSEHYTIKVEPEIKKKYKTLYETWYGKYNVYGAFIEKSIKLLKAEGQLIFIVPATFMILDEFKKLRKFLSQNGGTAIIYLGSDVFKPEADVSCVILDFVKSKEFVNRVEILEYHRNKIKAVKINSNWQGEVITFETDYSKKLDHSCSHKLGDIYEIRISPRTPEIKNNPYIVKAEFLNKQNYLPLLNGRNLKCNEIIYENLTGYWIKKADINKLRGYFNIPHIVVGLGFRENGRVAAAYDEKCYPWMGDVYHLIRKTNLFNLNFDMSEQEVVEYLNSDYVKRYVKDIYREITYHLSITQLKNLPLPNKKEWKRIKKEISL; encoded by the coding sequence ATGCAAAAATTAAAATACGCAGAAATAAAAGAAAAATCTCTCCTAATAAAAGAGCAAGCATTAGACTATAAAACTCAGCAGTTCATATTAAATAGCAATCTAAAGAATATAAAGAAAGATTATGGTATATTTTTCACCCCTGAATGGCTCGTTGATTTTATGGTTAACCTTATTGATATTGATAAATTGTCCAGCAAAGAAGACATCTCCATATTAGAGCCAGCATGTGGACTTGCACAGTTTTTGTTTGGAATAAAAAGAAATCATTCTTCATTGTTTGAAAGGGCAAAGCTTATCGGAATAGAGATAAATCAAGAAGTTATAAATTATTTAGTGAGTTTTGATATTAGTAGTAAGATTGAACTTATTAAAGAAGATTACCTTTTATGGGAAGCTAATACATCTTTTGATTTAATTATTGGTAATCCACCTTATGGAATACCCAGTCTGTCTGAACACTATACAATAAAAGTAGAGCCTGAAATAAAGAAAAAGTATAAAACCTTATATGAAACATGGTATGGAAAATACAATGTCTATGGAGCATTCATTGAGAAATCGATCAAGCTGCTTAAGGCAGAAGGACAGTTAATTTTTATTGTTCCAGCTACCTTTATGATTCTTGATGAATTTAAAAAGCTAAGAAAATTTTTATCTCAGAATGGCGGCACAGCAATAATTTATCTTGGCTCAGATGTTTTTAAGCCTGAAGCAGATGTCTCATGTGTGATACTTGATTTTGTTAAATCTAAGGAGTTTGTTAACAGAGTTGAGATTTTAGAATATCACAGAAACAAGATAAAAGCAGTAAAAATAAACTCTAACTGGCAGGGAGAAGTGATTACTTTTGAAACAGATTATTCAAAAAAGTTAGATCACAGCTGTTCCCATAAATTAGGAGACATTTATGAAATAAGAATCTCTCCAAGAACTCCAGAAATTAAAAACAATCCTTATATTGTGAAAGCAGAATTTTTGAATAAACAGAACTATTTACCTCTCCTAAATGGTAGAAATTTAAAATGCAATGAAATTATTTATGAGAATCTTACTGGCTACTGGATTAAAAAAGCTGATATAAATAAGCTTAGAGGATACTTTAATATACCCCACATAGTAGTAGGGCTTGGTTTTAGAGAAAATGGAAGAGTAGCGGCAGCATATGATGAAAAATGCTACCCTTGGATGGGAGATGTTTATCACCTTATAAGAAAAACCAATCTATTCAACCTAAATTTTGACATGTCTGAGCAAGAAGTCGTGGAATATTTAAATTCAGATTATGTGAAGCGTTATGTAAAAGATATATATAGAGAAATTACATACCATTTGAGTATCACCCAATTAAAAAACCTGCCTTTACCTAATAAAAAAGAATGGAAAAGGATAAAAAAGGAGATATCATTATGA
- a CDS encoding DNA methyltransferase yields MKTYHKIIIGDSRWMKEVADESVHLIVTSPPYWQLKDYGNGSQIGFNDTYEEYINNLNLVWKECHRVLHKGCRLCINIGDQFARSVYYGRYKVIPIRTEIIKFCETIGFDYMGAIIWQKVTTCNTTGGATVMGSYPYPRNGILKLDYEFILIFKKYGNPPKVSKEIKEKSKLTDEEWKQYFTGHWNFSGEKQDKHLAMFPEELPKRLIKMFSFVGETVLDPFLGSGTTSLVARKLNRNSIGYEINENFLSIIKEKLGITQNSVFHDANFAVFNLFKRNDAHFEIMRQEKPTVDFKEEIKKLPYIFKDPVKFERKVDPKKLRFGSKIDNSSYDRETYFTIKEIISPEMLILNNGLKIKLLGVRENLQKKEEAIQFLREKTKGQKVFIKFDNIKYDEENTLLCYLYLWNKTFLNAHLIKNGLVDVDTNLHYKYKTKFLNLQREIIRVV; encoded by the coding sequence ATGAAAACCTATCATAAAATAATCATAGGTGATTCAAGGTGGATGAAAGAAGTGGCTGATGAGTCAGTTCATCTTATTGTAACTTCTCCACCATATTGGCAATTGAAAGATTATGGTAATGGAAGTCAAATTGGTTTTAATGATACTTACGAAGAATACATAAACAATCTTAATTTAGTCTGGAAGGAATGCCATAGAGTTTTACATAAAGGTTGTAGATTATGCATTAATATCGGAGACCAGTTTGCACGGTCTGTTTACTATGGAAGATATAAGGTTATTCCAATAAGAACCGAGATTATAAAGTTTTGTGAAACTATAGGATTTGATTATATGGGTGCTATAATCTGGCAAAAGGTTACTACCTGTAATACAACAGGTGGCGCAACAGTTATGGGCTCTTATCCTTACCCCAGAAATGGAATTCTCAAACTTGATTATGAATTCATCTTGATTTTTAAAAAATATGGCAATCCTCCGAAAGTAAGTAAAGAGATAAAAGAGAAATCAAAATTAACAGATGAAGAATGGAAACAGTATTTTACAGGACACTGGAATTTCTCTGGTGAGAAACAGGATAAGCATCTTGCAATGTTTCCCGAAGAACTTCCGAAGAGACTTATAAAAATGTTCAGTTTTGTAGGCGAAACTGTTCTTGATCCATTTCTTGGCAGCGGCACAACATCACTGGTAGCAAGAAAATTAAATAGAAATTCCATTGGATATGAAATAAATGAAAATTTCCTATCAATTATAAAAGAAAAACTTGGTATAACGCAGAATTCAGTTTTTCATGATGCAAATTTTGCGGTTTTTAATTTGTTTAAAAGAAATGATGCTCATTTTGAAATAATGAGACAAGAAAAGCCTACAGTGGACTTTAAAGAAGAAATAAAAAAATTGCCATATATATTTAAAGACCCTGTTAAATTTGAGAGAAAAGTTGACCCTAAGAAATTAAGATTTGGGTCAAAAATAGATAATTCAAGTTATGATAGGGAAACATATTTTACGATAAAAGAAATAATCTCCCCTGAGATGCTGATTTTAAATAATGGGCTTAAAATCAAACTTTTAGGAGTGAGAGAGAACCTACAAAAAAAGGAAGAAGCGATTCAGTTTTTAAGAGAGAAAACAAAAGGTCAAAAGGTATTTATTAAATTTGACAATATTAAGTATGATGAGGAAAATACTTTGCTTTGCTATCTATATTTGTGGAATAAGACTTTTTTAAATGCTCATTTAATCAAGAATGGCTTAGTTGATGTGGATACGAATTTACATTATAAATATAAAACTAAATTTTTAAATTTACAAAGAGAAATAATTAGAGTGGTTTGA
- a CDS encoding DUF4209 domain-containing protein: MNEEIREFLHTLESSISGTIEEYEISEKIKTFIEEKFKQKPPDALIWELMAFAFIENYQNDESGWGTYFGPIFVGTNKEGKVIEYPSLRRVTSEILFYWEKRAKESKHPILRQRYSNLVWDFSEKIIQQKPHYSIAQIFIDSIIEIAEKDLYKYEVKVIEKLKRALSLALTINDKERIEKLKNTIINYEEKIAEDDKPGLWGFSYELLIKNKKIQLNQEEQRIIKNLEERLERILKGNNHWAAQRAALLLADYYKGENPFRTKDILIAYGDMVQRVAKQASSLVGVSWLEGVFHIYSQYGLKNEANKLLIKIKEISKNIPSEMKQIEVPIEIPKDELEKFINDVIDGDIKTVLQKVAIYYLPKKDKIINQLKNLSQIAPISFLFTRKIIDESGREIAAIGSLEEDIDGHIVFQISQNMQLTSFILREAISRFISKYNISSASIIDYLYNSPLFDERRKEFFQTGIDAYLNGQFLIALHVLIPQIEALIRNLAEMIGLPVLKQSRSGGFNYRTLDELLREDNIKQVFGEDMSLYLRVLFTDPRGWNLRNNVCHGISHAGIFNEHIADRVLHALLCLALVKEKRDVK, encoded by the coding sequence ATGAATGAAGAAATAAGAGAGTTCTTACATACTCTGGAATCATCAATATCAGGAACAATAGAAGAATATGAAATTTCTGAAAAAATAAAAACCTTTATAGAAGAAAAATTTAAACAAAAACCACCAGATGCTTTAATTTGGGAATTGATGGCTTTTGCTTTTATAGAAAATTACCAAAATGATGAGTCAGGTTGGGGAACATATTTTGGACCTATATTTGTTGGAACAAATAAAGAAGGGAAAGTGATAGAATATCCAAGTCTCCGAAGAGTAACTTCAGAAATTCTTTTTTACTGGGAAAAAAGAGCTAAAGAATCTAAGCATCCAATTCTTAGACAGAGATATTCCAATTTGGTCTGGGATTTTTCAGAAAAAATTATTCAACAAAAGCCACATTATTCAATTGCTCAGATTTTTATAGATAGCATTATAGAAATTGCCGAAAAAGATTTGTATAAATATGAAGTAAAGGTAATAGAAAAGTTGAAACGTGCCTTATCTCTTGCTTTAACCATTAATGACAAAGAACGTATAGAAAAACTTAAAAATACAATTATCAATTATGAAGAAAAAATAGCAGAAGATGATAAACCAGGACTGTGGGGTTTTTCTTATGAATTACTTATAAAAAATAAAAAAATTCAATTAAATCAAGAAGAACAAAGGATTATCAAAAATTTAGAAGAAAGGCTTGAAAGAATATTAAAGGGAAATAATCATTGGGCTGCTCAAAGAGCAGCACTATTATTAGCAGATTATTACAAAGGGGAAAACCCTTTCCGAACAAAAGATATATTAATTGCATATGGTGACATGGTTCAAAGAGTGGCAAAGCAAGCCTCTTCTTTAGTAGGTGTTTCATGGTTAGAGGGAGTATTTCATATTTATTCACAATATGGATTAAAAAATGAAGCAAATAAACTTCTAATTAAAATAAAAGAGATTTCTAAAAATATTCCATCGGAAATGAAACAAATTGAAGTGCCAATAGAAATTCCAAAGGATGAACTTGAAAAGTTTATTAATGATGTAATTGATGGAGATATTAAAACAGTTCTTCAAAAGGTTGCTATCTATTACTTACCTAAGAAAGATAAAATTATAAACCAATTAAAAAATCTATCTCAAATAGCTCCAATTTCTTTTCTTTTTACTCGTAAAATAATTGATGAATCAGGGCGCGAAATTGCTGCTATCGGATCATTAGAAGAAGATATTGATGGACATATAGTTTTTCAAATCTCACAAAACATGCAACTTACATCATTTATTCTTAGAGAAGCAATAAGTAGATTTATTAGCAAGTATAATATAAGTTCTGCAAGTATAATTGATTATCTTTATAATTCCCCTCTTTTTGATGAAAGAAGAAAAGAATTCTTTCAAACAGGGATTGATGCTTATTTGAACGGTCAATTTTTAATTGCTTTACATGTTTTGATTCCACAGATTGAAGCTTTAATTAGAAATTTGGCAGAAATGATTGGATTACCTGTTCTAAAACAATCTCGTTCAGGAGGATTTAATTATAGAACATTGGATGAATTATTAAGAGAAGACAATATAAAGCAGGTCTTCGGAGAAGACATGAGTCTCTACTTAAGAGTTTTATTTACTGATCCAAGAGGATGGAATCTTCGCAATAATGTTTGTCATGGGATAAGTCATGCAGGAATTTTCAATGAACATATTGCTGATAGAGTGCTTCATGCTTTGTTGTGCTTGGCTTTAGTTAAGGAAAAGAGAGATGTAAAATGA
- a CDS encoding AbiJ-NTD4 domain-containing protein — MKLFSQRKGLKPVKSVMQIDSMDSDLRNGLWNSLVIFYWDQVKGDWLPNYTNVNLLLKILWLDYFKKPIDTIKNYWEYTYEEIRKYFFNCPWYEVYDFIEFIANNYPEERTNQKFMDFCNSILEKELSAYRFVGGKITQITSEVEISQIEEALEVTSPFKAVNIHLKSALDLLSDRKSPDYRNSIKESISAVEAICKLIVKDEKATLSEALKKIDDKLPLHSALKKAFDNLYGYTSNAEGIRHALLNEPNLSFEDAKFMLVSCSAFINYLINKAQKAGIKI; from the coding sequence ATGAAATTATTTTCTCAAAGAAAAGGGCTTAAGCCAGTTAAGAGTGTGATGCAGATTGACTCTATGGATAGTGATTTAAGAAATGGTTTATGGAACTCCTTGGTTATTTTTTATTGGGATCAAGTAAAAGGAGACTGGCTTCCTAACTATACAAATGTTAATTTATTATTGAAAATCTTATGGCTTGATTATTTTAAAAAACCCATTGACACTATAAAAAATTATTGGGAATATACTTATGAAGAAATAAGAAAATATTTCTTTAACTGTCCATGGTATGAAGTTTATGATTTTATAGAATTTATAGCTAATAATTATCCTGAAGAACGTACTAATCAAAAATTTATGGATTTTTGCAATTCAATTTTGGAAAAAGAATTATCTGCATATAGGTTTGTAGGAGGTAAGATTACACAGATAACCTCAGAAGTAGAGATCTCACAAATAGAAGAGGCATTAGAAGTTACATCACCCTTTAAAGCTGTTAATATTCATTTAAAAAGTGCACTAGATTTACTATCTGACAGAAAATCTCCTGATTACAGAAATTCAATAAAGGAATCTATAAGTGCTGTAGAAGCTATTTGTAAATTAATTGTAAAAGATGAAAAGGCGACTTTATCAGAAGCATTGAAGAAAATAGATGACAAGTTGCCTTTACATTCTGCTTTAAAAAAAGCATTTGACAATTTATATGGATATACAAGTAATGCTGAAGGCATTCGCCATGCTTTACTTAACGAACCTAATTTAAGTTTTGAAGATGCAAAATTTATGTTAGTTTCATGTTCAGCATTTATTAATTACCTTATAAATAAAGCACAAAAAGCAGGGATAAAAATTTGA
- a CDS encoding DUF6602 domain-containing protein, with translation MNRNEIEPEEFQKSITNELDIVKNRVRNLIGSSNWAEEGRYKEAILRNVIRRFLPSYLSLGTGFIIRKNNQDTKISRQIDIIVYDNTIPVLFSEGNFVITTYKNVKAIIEVKTKISNHDLHESINKSKENGKLIKKEIFNGIFSYEYNDGIESDSIDNALKNTEGYVNHLSLGKDIFIKFWRNVDRNRLSPPINDCEADFYNIYKLEGLSFSYFISNLINMTCDKKIDDRWWFLFPIEGTKENYRKRIICL, from the coding sequence ATGAACAGAAATGAGATAGAACCTGAAGAATTTCAAAAATCAATTACAAATGAGCTTGATATAGTTAAAAATAGAGTAAGAAACTTGATAGGAAGTTCTAATTGGGCAGAAGAAGGTAGATATAAAGAAGCTATTTTAAGGAATGTAATAAGGAGATTTTTACCATCCTATCTATCGCTTGGAACTGGCTTCATAATCAGAAAAAATAATCAGGATACGAAAATTTCCCGTCAGATAGATATCATCGTATATGATAATACCATTCCTGTTTTATTTTCAGAAGGAAACTTTGTCATCACAACATATAAAAATGTAAAGGCAATAATTGAGGTTAAGACCAAAATAAGTAATCACGATTTACATGAGAGTATTAATAAATCAAAAGAAAATGGAAAGCTTATTAAGAAAGAGATATTCAATGGAATTTTTAGCTATGAGTATAATGATGGCATAGAATCAGATAGCATAGATAACGCCTTAAAAAATACAGAGGGTTATGTTAATCATCTCTCACTTGGAAAGGATATCTTTATCAAATTTTGGAGAAATGTGGATAGAAACCGTTTGAGTCCGCCTATTAATGATTGTGAAGCTGACTTTTACAACATTTATAAACTTGAAGGTTTATCATTTTCCTATTTCATATCAAATTTGATAAATATGACATGTGACAAAAAGATTGATGATAGATGGTGGTTTTTATTCCCCATTGAAGGAACAAAGGAAAATTACAGGAAAAGGATAATATGTCTTTAA
- a CDS encoding AAA family ATPase produces MSIIKEKFKRKKKEKIFDLKIDVKDFGPISSGKIKLKPLTLFIGPNNSGKSYASMLIHSILESYVPTFPTDLPRFMRRHFFAGYLDRDFSLQQLSELKGIIGNIKENKEIDIPKNFIKKIIKKIFEEIYEKRLSEEIIRSYACPLNELVRVGKKTFELGINFNSYHTLLVYQKNGVKIKKYPRVDIKIKFKIVESYRPIINVQESKNEILIELSRLWRERESSKFHHLQIMDIISEVCVSHIFKDIAKPCYYLPAARSGILQGHRALAASIVRKAPYVGIERLPEIPKFSGVVSDFISSILTLPEEKSPFYELAKDFEKELIKGEILVRPLDEYLGPEIKYRFMDTEIPLHRASSTVSELAPLFLYLKYTIDKDSILIIEEPEAHLHPQNQRILAKFLVKMIRNGLNIIITTHSEYLLEQLNTFILLSKIKPKDRKELYEYTEEDFLKPEEVAAYVFEYDQSGAGNNIAEIDITEEDGISQEEFLKIHEALYEEAFRIRKSLNNKD; encoded by the coding sequence ATGTCCATTATAAAAGAAAAATTTAAAAGAAAAAAGAAAGAAAAAATTTTTGATTTGAAAATTGATGTAAAAGACTTCGGACCGATAAGTAGTGGTAAAATAAAACTTAAACCTCTTACATTATTTATAGGACCTAATAACTCTGGGAAATCCTATGCATCAATGTTGATTCATTCTATACTTGAGTCTTATGTGCCAACATTCCCTACGGATTTACCCAGATTTATGAGAAGACATTTTTTTGCTGGATATCTTGATAGAGATTTCTCTCTTCAGCAATTATCTGAACTGAAAGGGATAATCGGTAATATAAAAGAAAATAAAGAGATAGATATTCCAAAAAATTTCATAAAAAAAATAATCAAAAAGATTTTTGAGGAAATATATGAAAAAAGATTAAGTGAAGAAATTATTCGTTCTTATGCTTGTCCTTTAAATGAATTAGTCAGAGTTGGTAAAAAAACCTTCGAATTAGGTATTAACTTTAATTCTTACCATACTCTTTTAGTATATCAGAAAAATGGAGTAAAGATTAAAAAATATCCCAGGGTAGATATCAAGATAAAATTCAAAATAGTTGAATCGTACCGTCCTATAATTAATGTGCAAGAGAGTAAAAATGAAATTTTAATTGAATTAAGCAGGTTATGGAGAGAAAGAGAAAGTTCGAAATTCCATCATTTGCAAATAATGGATATAATTTCGGAAGTGTGTGTTTCTCATATATTCAAAGACATAGCAAAGCCATGTTATTATTTACCTGCTGCAAGGTCTGGAATACTTCAAGGGCATAGGGCGCTTGCTGCAAGTATTGTGAGGAAAGCCCCATATGTAGGTATAGAAAGACTTCCTGAAATTCCTAAGTTCTCAGGAGTTGTATCTGATTTCATATCTTCTATTCTCACTTTACCTGAAGAGAAAAGTCCGTTTTATGAGCTTGCTAAAGATTTTGAAAAAGAATTGATTAAAGGGGAAATTTTAGTTCGACCTTTGGATGAATATCTTGGTCCGGAGATTAAATATAGATTTATGGATACAGAGATTCCATTACACAGGGCTTCTTCAACAGTTTCTGAATTAGCACCACTATTTCTCTATTTAAAATATACCATTGATAAAGATAGTATTTTAATTATTGAAGAGCCCGAAGCTCACTTACACCCACAAAATCAGAGAATTTTAGCAAAATTTTTAGTTAAGATGATACGAAATGGTCTTAATATAATTATTACTACACATAGTGAATATTTATTAGAACAGCTAAATACTTTCATCTTGCTCAGTAAAATTAAGCCTAAAGATCGTAAAGAGTTATATGAATATACTGAAGAAGATTTCTTAAAACCCGAGGAGGTTGCTGCCTATGTATTTGAATATGATCAAAGTGGTGCAGGGAATAACATAGCAGAAATTGACATAACGGAGGAAGACGGTATTTCACAAGAAGAATTCCTTAAAATCCATGAGGCTCTTTATGAAGAGGCATTTAGGATTCGAAAAAGTCTAAACAATAAAGACTAA
- a CDS encoding universal stress protein, which yields MYKKILAEVDERLTSESVARYALKFAKIGNASLYLCFIHKKEAKFEKAEATLKRVFLEAEKSNLKVECIIKEGERLEELREIIKKEKIDIAFVPSDDFKQISKLPCSIAMVKIINMGKLSPKRILFILKGKVNYLKEKAIFIENLSKIFHARVYINYFGKDENIEKLFSILKKHEIKIESKVFHKFSLKTVMFQALSKKIELLVMEQEKSGFLGIIKPDSMSKLIENPPCNLIIFKPYHKE from the coding sequence ATGTATAAAAAAATTCTGGCAGAGGTGGATGAGAGGCTCACATCGGAGAGTGTTGCAAGGTATGCTTTGAAGTTTGCAAAAATAGGCAATGCTTCACTTTATCTTTGTTTCATTCATAAAAAGGAAGCAAAGTTTGAAAAGGCTGAAGCTACATTAAAAAGAGTTTTTCTTGAGGCAGAAAAAAGCAATCTTAAAGTTGAATGCATCATAAAAGAAGGTGAGAGGCTTGAAGAACTAAGAGAGATTATAAAAAAAGAAAAAATAGACATCGCCTTTGTGCCCTCGGATGATTTTAAACAAATTTCAAAGCTTCCTTGTTCAATTGCTATGGTAAAGATAATTAATATGGGGAAACTGTCTCCTAAGAGGATTCTTTTTATTCTGAAAGGCAAGGTAAACTATCTTAAAGAAAAGGCTATTTTTATAGAAAATCTTTCAAAAATTTTCCATGCAAGAGTGTATATCAACTATTTTGGAAAGGATGAAAACATTGAGAAGCTCTTTTCAATTTTAAAAAAGCATGAGATAAAGATAGAAAGCAAGGTTTTTCATAAATTCTCTCTAAAAACAGTAATGTTTCAGGCTCTTTCCAAAAAAATTGAACTTCTTGTAATGGAACAGGAAAAAAGCGGATTTTTAGGGATTATAAAGCCTGACTCTATGAGTAAACTGATTGAAAATCCACCATGCAATTTAATTATTTTTAAGCCCTATCATAAAGAATGA
- a CDS encoding MjaI family restriction endonuclease — translation MKVKITIEEIRNYLDIENPEFPKYVAPLINLANRFAKGTVPKVVGQLSELIQEFEGKTLKEWEEWYLKKKPDAISDATEKILHKLKELKNAIDNIDRETVEKWVRDLVIVKTFIGLRFQEAILKKGAEIKQTNYRISEPEEESKGIDGYIGEIPISIKPDTYKSKPELPEHIGIKIIYYRKIDDGIEVDYGEIL, via the coding sequence ATGAAAGTAAAAATTACTATAGAAGAAATCAGGAATTATCTGGATATAGAAAATCCTGAATTCCCAAAATATGTAGCACCTCTCATTAATCTGGCAAATAGGTTTGCAAAAGGAACTGTGCCAAAAGTTGTTGGTCAGTTGAGTGAACTCATCCAAGAGTTTGAAGGAAAAACTTTGAAGGAATGGGAAGAATGGTATTTAAAGAAAAAACCTGATGCAATAAGTGATGCTACTGAAAAGATACTTCATAAATTAAAAGAACTTAAGAACGCTATAGATAATATAGACAGGGAAACAGTTGAAAAATGGGTGAGAGATTTAGTAATTGTGAAAACATTCATTGGTTTAAGATTTCAAGAAGCAATACTAAAAAAAGGAGCAGAAATTAAGCAGACAAATTACAGGATATCAGAACCTGAGGAAGAGTCAAAAGGTATAGATGGTTATATAGGAGAAATTCCGATATCAATAAAGCCAGACACCTACAAATCAAAGCCTGAATTACCAGAACATATAGGTATAAAAATAATTTACTATAGAAAGATTGATGATGGAATTGAAGTAGATTACGGAGAGATATTGTAA